From the Chryseobacterium fluminis genome, the window AAACAGTTCCAACAGGTAAAACCGATGCTTTCGGCATTTGAATACTGGTTTGGTCCTTATCCTTTTTATGAAGATTCTTATAAACTTGTAGATTCACCATATTTGGGAATGGAGCATCAGAGTAATGTAGCTTATGGAAACGGCTACCAGAACGGATATCGGGGAACCGATTTTTCCGGAACCGGGATTGGTCTGAACTGGGATTATATTATTATTCATGAAAGCGGCCATGAGTGGTTTGCCAACAATATTACAGCGAAAGATCAGGCAGATATGTGGATTCATGAGAGCTTTACCATGTATTCCGAAGTGCTATTCACCGAAAAGTATATGGATAAAAAGTCCGCAGAAACTTATGCCATCGGGCTTAGAAATAAAATTGAAAATGATGTGCCTGTCATCGGGAAGTACGGAGTTAGAAACGAAGGCAGTGGCGATATGTATCCTAAAGGAGCCAGTATGCTCCATACAATCCGGCAGGTGATTAATAATGATGAAAAATTCAGACAGATTCTGAGAGGTCTGAGCAAAGACTTTTATCATCAGACGGTTACGACCGAACAGATAGAAAATTATATTAACAAAAAATCCGGGATTGATTTTTCAGGTGTCTTTAATCAGTATTTAAGGACTGTAAAAATTCCGACGCTGGAATATTCTCAAAAAGGGGAAACGCTGAAATTCAGATATACGCATATAGTTAAAGATCTGAAGCTCCCTATCCGGATTAATGGTGAACAGATCATTAATCCGACTGAACAGTGGCAGACGGTAAAGCTTAAAAAGGGAACGCCGGTGACATTCAACAGGAATTATTATATCAATTATAAAAAAGTACAGTAATTGAAGAAAAAAGGCAGATTTGTGGCTCCATGAAGCTGCCTTTTTTAGTTCACTGCATTAATCTTTCACAATTTTAAGAAAAATTTAATACGATGGTTCGTAACAAAATCATCTTTACAACAACTATTTAAGTATAATTCAAAAATCAATGAAAAAAATAGCACTTAGCGTAGGAATTCTGGCTGCTTTTGCATCAAACGCCCAATCGATCAGGACGACGATTGACCTGGTGAACGTAAAAGATGATAAAGTAGCCGTTACCATGGAATTTCCAAAGATGAAATCCGGTGATGTAAAATTCCATTTTCCAAAAACGGTTCCCGGAACCTATTCAGAAGACGATTACGGAAGGTTCGTCGAAGGGATTAAGTTTTATGATAATAAAGGAAAAGAGCTAACCTATACCAAAGTTAACGACAATACGTACGTTTTAAAAAATGCACAGAACTTAACGAAAGTGACTTACTTGGTTAATGACAGTTTTGATGAAGAAATGGACACTTCCAAACATAAAGCTGTATTTTCTCCGTCGGGAACAGATATCGAACAGGGAAAAGTCTATCTGGTCAACACGCATGGATTTGTCGGATATATTGATCAGATGCAGGATGTACCTTATCAGTTGGTGATCCGGAAACCTGCTGACTTCTACGGAACGACAGCACTGGTCGATCAGGATAAATCCGATGCTACTGACACGTATACCCTGGCTAATTATGCAAAAGTGACCGATTCTCCGTTAATGTACACCAAACCTGACTACATCACTTTCAATGCAGGAGGAATGGATCTGGTACTGGGCGTGTATTCACCATCCGGAAAATATAAAGCTGCCGATTTTAAAGATAATTTAGAAAAAATGGTGATGGCCCAGAAGAAGTTCTTAGGGGATATGAACACCAATAAGAAATACGCGATCATGCTTTATCTTGCAGGTACGGACGGACCTCAGATCAAAGGTTTCGGAGCATTGGAGCATCATGAATCCACCAGCGTTGTGCTTCCTGAAATGATGCCGAAAGATGCCATTGACAAAACTTTGACAGACGTTGTTTCCCACGAATTTTTTCATA encodes:
- a CDS encoding M1 family metallopeptidase, with protein sequence MKKLSYTLLFASGLVFGQFFEKDKSFTRQDTLKGSNTAFRNFWDVKKYDLSVEPDFDRKSIKGNNKISFEIVKDVTDPTFQIDLQQPMKADQVKANFPVTEFRQEGDFIWIKTKKSFKKGEKYTLDVTYSGNPLIAKNAPWDGGWVFTKDENGNPWMSVADEGIGASVWLPTKDIWSDEPDDGMVMKIITPKDLVGVGNGRLTGKKTDGNKTIYTWEVKNPINAYSIIPNIGKYVNFKDTFQGEKGRLDLDYWVLDYNLEKAKKQFQQVKPMLSAFEYWFGPYPFYEDSYKLVDSPYLGMEHQSNVAYGNGYQNGYRGTDFSGTGIGLNWDYIIIHESGHEWFANNITAKDQADMWIHESFTMYSEVLFTEKYMDKKSAETYAIGLRNKIENDVPVIGKYGVRNEGSGDMYPKGASMLHTIRQVINNDEKFRQILRGLSKDFYHQTVTTEQIENYINKKSGIDFSGVFNQYLRTVKIPTLEYSQKGETLKFRYTHIVKDLKLPIRINGEQIINPTEQWQTVKLKKGTPVTFNRNYYINYKKVQ